A window from Campylobacter concisus encodes these proteins:
- the flgH gene encoding flagellar basal body L-ring protein FlgH yields MNHKTIWLVLSAGIICTGCTPSADPHINMKPPVYVEQLPSKDSGTGQSNAGSLFGKGENPLFSDRKAMNVNDIVTIVISENASQTSTGSKSTNKDSTISLGGGVFTAGAAPLSTVADNLNKYGDIGFKAGGGNKFTGSGTSNRSEKFTATISARIIKILNNGNYFIEGSRELLINGEKQIMQVSGVIRPYDISQNNEIDSKYIADAKILYKTEGELDKSTKKPWGTRLMEAIWPF; encoded by the coding sequence ATGAACCATAAAACGATTTGGCTCGTCTTATCTGCGGGCATTATTTGCACTGGCTGCACACCAAGTGCTGATCCTCATATCAATATGAAACCCCCAGTTTATGTCGAGCAACTCCCTTCAAAAGATAGTGGCACCGGACAAAGCAACGCTGGCAGCCTCTTTGGTAAGGGCGAGAATCCTCTTTTTTCAGATAGAAAAGCGATGAATGTAAATGATATCGTGACTATCGTTATCTCAGAAAATGCAAGTCAAACTTCAACTGGTAGCAAAAGCACAAATAAAGATAGCACCATTTCGCTTGGTGGCGGTGTTTTCACAGCTGGGGCTGCACCGCTTTCAACTGTGGCTGATAATCTAAACAAATACGGCGATATCGGCTTTAAAGCAGGTGGCGGAAACAAATTTACAGGAAGTGGCACTAGCAACAGAAGCGAGAAATTTACCGCAACCATTTCAGCCAGGATCATAAAAATACTAAATAATGGCAACTATTTCATAGAAGGTAGCCGGGAGCTACTTATAAACGGCGAAAAGCAGATCATGCAAGTAAGCGGCGTTATCAGACCTTACGACATCTCACAAAACAACGAAATCGACTCAAAATACATAGCTGACGCCAAAATTTTATACAAAACCGAGGGCGAGCTAGACAAATCTACCAAAAAACCTTGGGGTACAAGACTTATGGAGGCCATCTGGCCATTTTAA
- a CDS encoding HyaD/HybD family hydrogenase maturation endopeptidase, translating to MRVLVLGIGNVMFADEGIGVHFVNLMAKNYKFTSSKNELTLMDGGTLALALTHIISEFDYLVVVDCISANGTSVGDVYFFDFLNIPNFISWDGSAHEIEMLQTLHLMELAGDRPTTKILGIVPSRIESSNFSLSDDVINASNILEKTLLEHLKELDFKCEKVANFTLNDIVDEYAKKGLK from the coding sequence ATGAGAGTGCTGGTTCTTGGTATTGGCAACGTGATGTTTGCCGATGAGGGCATAGGTGTTCATTTTGTAAATTTGATGGCTAAAAACTACAAATTTACAAGTTCTAAAAACGAGCTTACTCTAATGGACGGGGGCACTTTAGCCCTCGCCCTAACTCACATCATAAGCGAATTTGACTATCTTGTCGTTGTTGACTGCATTAGCGCGAACGGCACAAGCGTGGGTGATGTTTATTTCTTCGACTTTCTAAACATACCAAATTTTATCAGCTGGGATGGCTCGGCTCACGAGATCGAGATGCTCCAGACCCTTCATCTAATGGAGCTTGCAGGCGACAGACCGACAACCAAAATTTTAGGCATCGTGCCTAGCCGCATAGAATCATCAAATTTTAGTCTCTCAGATGATGTTATAAACGCTTCTAATATTTTAGAAAAAACGCTGCTTGAACACTTAAAAGAGCTTGATTTTAAGTGTGAAAAGGTGGCAAATTTTACCCTAAATGATATCGTTGATGAATACGCTAAAAAAGGTTTAAAATGA
- the cybH gene encoding Ni/Fe-hydrogenase, b-type cytochrome subunit, translated as MSHKNADRISEYEFSIGVRLTHWIRFAAITLLVVSGYYISYVFVSPEITSEPTNFMQAKWRLAHQVAGFVLIAVFIFKFYLFVFDKHSKKEWMSVLDFLSPKVWIAQIKYYIFMGPHPHLRGVYNPLQFASYFFFYLVLTLICLSGLVLYVHVYHEGLGGALYEPARFFEELIGGLANVRTIHRICMWVIMIFVPIHVYMAVFNAVKGKNGAMDAIVSGYKFVKEH; from the coding sequence ATGTCACATAAAAATGCTGACAGGATCAGCGAATACGAATTCTCCATTGGCGTTAGGCTGACACACTGGATTAGATTTGCAGCGATCACACTTTTGGTTGTGAGTGGCTACTATATCTCATACGTTTTTGTGAGTCCAGAGATCACGAGCGAGCCTACAAATTTTATGCAAGCAAAGTGGCGTTTGGCGCACCAGGTCGCTGGCTTTGTGCTAATAGCGGTATTTATCTTTAAATTTTATCTATTTGTCTTTGATAAACACAGCAAAAAAGAGTGGATGAGCGTGCTTGACTTTTTAAGTCCAAAAGTTTGGATAGCGCAGATCAAGTACTACATCTTTATGGGGCCACATCCGCATTTAAGGGGCGTTTATAACCCTTTGCAGTTTGCCTCATACTTTTTCTTTTATCTTGTTTTGACTCTTATTTGCCTAAGCGGTCTTGTGCTTTATGTTCATGTTTATCATGAGGGACTTGGCGGAGCACTTTATGAGCCAGCAAGATTTTTTGAAGAGCTTATTGGTGGATTAGCAAATGTCAGAACGATACATAGAATTTGTATGTGGGTCATTATGATTTTTGTGCCGATTCATGTTTATATGGCAGTATTTAACGCTGTTAAAGGCAAAAATGGAGCGATGGACGCTATCGTTAGTGGTTATAAATTTGTAAAAGAACACTGA
- a CDS encoding acetate kinase yields the protein MKILVLNSGSSSIKFQLFDMQTKTSLASGLVEQIGSNSSRAVLKANGEIYEIKRFIKDHHDGLEAMNELFVTSHTLHDLSELDGIGHRIVHGGESFFSSMIVDESVIKKIEEISPLAPLHNPGHLAGIKNAMKESKNVPHVVVFDTVFHQSMPEYAYRYALPYDVCKTHHIRKYGFHGTSHRYVCKQAAKMLGIEFDKFNAISLHLGNGASACAVQNGKSIDTSMGLSPLEGLIMGTRSGDMDPAVVIYLLNIGVLKWNEIDNFLNKKSGLFGICGSSDMREVVAKMQNDERAKLAFEMFCYRVKKYIGSYYAILGRVDALIFTGGIGENAPNTRQKICDELKHLGIHINHDLNFQDMRDERCIDGDDAKIKTLIIPTNEELEIAIETARVIKENKAK from the coding sequence ATGAAAATTTTGGTTTTAAACTCAGGTAGTAGTTCGATAAAATTTCAACTTTTTGATATGCAGACAAAAACGAGCCTAGCAAGCGGTCTGGTCGAACAAATCGGCAGCAATAGCTCAAGAGCGGTACTAAAAGCAAATGGCGAAATTTATGAGATAAAACGCTTTATAAAAGACCACCACGACGGACTTGAGGCGATGAACGAGCTCTTTGTCACCTCACACACTCTGCACGATCTAAGTGAGCTTGATGGCATCGGACACAGGATAGTGCACGGCGGAGAGAGCTTTTTTAGCTCAATGATCGTTGATGAGAGCGTTATTAAAAAGATAGAGGAGATAAGCCCACTTGCCCCTCTTCATAACCCAGGGCACCTTGCTGGCATTAAAAACGCAATGAAAGAGAGCAAAAATGTGCCTCACGTGGTCGTTTTTGACACGGTATTTCATCAAAGCATGCCAGAGTACGCCTACCGCTACGCCCTACCCTACGACGTTTGCAAGACTCATCATATCAGAAAATACGGCTTTCACGGCACATCACATAGATATGTTTGCAAGCAAGCAGCCAAAATGCTTGGCATAGAATTTGATAAATTTAACGCTATCTCGCTTCATCTAGGTAACGGCGCCTCAGCCTGTGCAGTACAAAATGGCAAAAGTATCGATACCTCGATGGGGCTTAGCCCACTTGAAGGGCTCATAATGGGTACAAGAAGCGGCGATATGGACCCAGCTGTGGTCATTTACTTGCTAAATATCGGCGTTTTAAAGTGGAACGAGATCGATAACTTTTTAAACAAAAAAAGCGGACTTTTTGGAATTTGTGGCTCAAGCGACATGAGAGAGGTTGTAGCTAAAATGCAAAACGATGAGCGAGCAAAGCTTGCATTTGAGATGTTTTGTTACCGAGTAAAAAAATATATTGGCTCATATTACGCCATTTTAGGACGCGTTGATGCGCTTATATTTACCGGTGGCATTGGCGAAAATGCACCAAACACAAGGCAAAAAATTTGTGATGAATTAAAACATCTTGGCATTCACATAAATCACGATCTAAATTTCCAAGACATGCGAGACGAGAGATGCATAGACGGGGATGACGCTAAGATAAAAACGCTCATCATACCAACAAACGAAGAGCTAGAAATCGCAATAGAAACGGCTAGAGTAATAAAAGAGAACAAAGCCAAATAA
- the pta gene encoding phosphate acetyltransferase encodes MKSCYVFTDKNLAHLQEIIATKFKKVEIFKIIPDENDKNNLINSNEKEFFLKFIDKFEELKAKSDFVIVLGCESFSVFGKSELNLKLARNLNTPVFDENASELKALNPNSKLLITDKIDEILNYQADIITPFKFQSLLLKRAKAANKTVVLPESDDERILKAAHIVLEKDAANIILLGLEDEISKKAAALGLNLSKAKVINPKQNELTDEFAKKIYELRKHKGVDEAKANALAKDKIYFATMLIHEGLADALVSGATMSTADTIRPALQIIKTKPNVSVVSGAFFMALEEEILLFADCAVTPNPSADELASITLSSAQTASAFGLNPKIAMLSYSTADSGSGPDVEFIKEAAKKASELDANLKIAAPIQFDAAVDLSVASKKMPNSEVAGHANVFIFPNLNCGNICYKAVQRSANALAVGPILQGLKKPVNDLSRGCLVEDVVNTILISAIQAGE; translated from the coding sequence ATGAAAAGTTGTTACGTTTTTACAGACAAAAATTTAGCACATCTGCAAGAAATTATAGCTACAAAATTTAAAAAAGTTGAGATTTTTAAGATAATCCCAGATGAAAACGATAAAAATAACTTAATAAATTCAAATGAAAAAGAATTTTTTCTAAAATTTATAGATAAATTTGAAGAGTTAAAAGCCAAAAGCGACTTTGTCATAGTTCTTGGCTGTGAGAGTTTTAGTGTCTTTGGCAAAAGCGAGCTAAATTTAAAGCTAGCTAGAAATTTAAACACGCCAGTCTTTGATGAAAATGCAAGCGAGCTAAAAGCACTAAATCCAAACTCAAAGCTTCTAATTACCGATAAGATCGACGAAATTTTAAACTATCAAGCAGATATCATCACACCATTTAAATTTCAAAGCTTGCTTCTAAAAAGAGCTAAAGCTGCAAACAAGACCGTTGTTTTACCAGAGAGTGACGATGAGAGAATTTTAAAAGCAGCTCACATCGTGCTAGAAAAAGACGCGGCAAATATCATCTTGCTAGGACTTGAAGATGAAATTTCAAAAAAAGCGGCCGCTTTGGGGCTAAATTTAAGCAAAGCCAAAGTGATCAATCCAAAACAAAATGAGCTAACAGATGAATTTGCAAAGAAAATTTATGAGCTTAGAAAACATAAAGGCGTGGATGAAGCCAAGGCAAATGCGCTTGCAAAAGATAAAATTTACTTTGCTACGATGCTAATTCACGAGGGCTTAGCCGATGCCTTGGTAAGCGGCGCTACGATGAGCACAGCTGATACGATCCGCCCAGCCTTGCAGATAATAAAAACAAAGCCAAATGTAAGCGTGGTAAGTGGGGCATTTTTTATGGCGCTTGAAGAAGAAATTTTGCTTTTTGCCGACTGCGCCGTCACGCCAAATCCAAGCGCAGATGAGCTAGCTAGCATAACGCTAAGCAGCGCTCAAACGGCAAGCGCCTTTGGTCTTAACCCAAAGATCGCCATGCTAAGCTACTCTACGGCTGATAGTGGTAGCGGGCCTGATGTAGAATTTATAAAAGAGGCTGCCAAAAAGGCGAGCGAACTTGATGCAAATTTAAAGATCGCAGCACCTATTCAGTTTGACGCAGCCGTTGATCTAAGCGTGGCTAGCAAAAAGATGCCAAACTCAGAGGTTGCTGGGCATGCAAATGTCTTTATCTTTCCAAATTTAAACTGCGGAAACATCTGCTATAAAGCAGTTCAGCGAAGCGCAAACGCTCTAGCCGTGGGTCCGATACTTCAAGGATTAAAAAAGCCAGTTAACGACCTAAGTCGCGGCTGCCTCGTTGAAGACGTGGTAAATACTATCTTAATCAGTGCTATACAAGCAGGAGAATAA
- a CDS encoding hydrogenase small subunit — MNNDLRQKIDRRLSELSALPKMKSDSSIAQLLKEKGFTRRDFMKWAGAMTAFMALPSTMTPMVARAAELSDRLPVIWLHMAECTGCSESLLRTDAPSIDSLIFDYISLEYHETIMAASGWQAEENLESAIEKYKGRYILLVEGGIPTGATENFLTVGPHGTTGKTHAVNASKDAAAIFAIGTCSSFGGIQAARPNPSNSVGLSKVTDKPVINVAGCPPSEKNIVGNVLHFLLFGTLPALDVYNRPKWAYGLRIHDLCERRGHFDAGEFVQSFGDEGAKNGYCLYKVGCKGPYTFNNCSRERFNQHTSWPVQAGHGCIGCSEPDFWDTMGPFEEPMADRLFDTVLGLGADNVSDKVGIGILALTGIGIAAHAVIASMSKDKE, encoded by the coding sequence ATGAATAATGACTTGCGTCAAAAGATAGATAGACGCTTAAGTGAGCTTAGTGCGTTACCTAAGATGAAAAGCGACTCGAGTATTGCGCAGCTTTTAAAAGAGAAGGGCTTTACGAGGCGTGATTTTATGAAGTGGGCTGGTGCGATGACAGCTTTTATGGCTCTACCAAGTACGATGACACCGATGGTTGCTCGTGCTGCTGAGCTTAGCGATAGGCTTCCTGTGATATGGCTTCATATGGCAGAATGCACAGGCTGTAGCGAGAGCTTACTAAGAACTGACGCTCCAAGCATAGATAGTCTTATATTTGACTACATAAGCCTTGAATACCACGAAACTATCATGGCAGCCTCTGGTTGGCAGGCTGAAGAAAATTTAGAGAGTGCGATCGAAAAATACAAAGGCAGATACATCCTACTAGTTGAGGGAGGTATCCCAACTGGTGCGACTGAAAATTTCTTAACAGTTGGACCTCATGGCACAACAGGTAAAACTCATGCTGTAAATGCTTCAAAAGACGCAGCTGCTATCTTTGCGATCGGCACCTGTTCTAGCTTTGGTGGCATTCAAGCTGCAAGGCCAAATCCATCAAATTCAGTGGGACTTTCAAAGGTCACTGATAAGCCAGTTATTAATGTTGCGGGCTGTCCACCAAGTGAGAAAAATATCGTTGGCAACGTGCTTCACTTCTTACTTTTTGGCACACTTCCAGCGCTTGATGTTTATAATAGGCCAAAATGGGCTTATGGCTTAAGAATTCACGATCTTTGCGAAAGACGTGGTCACTTTGACGCTGGCGAGTTTGTCCAAAGCTTCGGCGATGAAGGTGCAAAAAATGGATACTGCTTATACAAAGTAGGTTGCAAAGGTCCATATACATTTAATAACTGCTCACGTGAGAGATTTAACCAGCACACATCATGGCCAGTTCAAGCAGGTCACGGCTGTATAGGCTGCTCAGAGCCAGACTTCTGGGATACGATGGGACCATTTGAAGAGCCTATGGCAGATAGACTCTTTGATACTGTTTTGGGTCTTGGAGCTGATAATGTCAGCGATAAAGTTGGCATCGGAATTTTAGCTCTTACAGGCATTGGTATAGCAGCTCACGCTGTTATAGCTTCTATGAGTAAAGATAAAGAATAA
- a CDS encoding nickel-dependent hydrogenase large subunit, with product MSEKRIVIDPITRIEGHLRIEVVVDENNVVKEAYSGSTLWRGLEQIVKGRDPRDAGFFMQRICGVCTYSHYRAGIIAVENALGIKPPLNAELTRTLMNAALYLHDHIVHFYQLHGMDWADVVSALSADVHKASEEAFKYTDLPFATGADKLKEVKERVEAFVKKGNLGPFANAYWGHSKYKFTPEQNLIVLSHYLECLRIQRTAAQMMAIFGAKNPHPQSLTVGGVTCVMDLMDPARMGEYMSKFAEIKEFVDRAYYPDILMAAKAYGNEPSVLNDVGVANLLCYDEFLIGKNDHLFKGGYILNGDLNKVYDIDENKITEEATRSWYKNDKALHPYDGETEANYTGLIDGESIDAEGKLAHSKLFDTKGKYSWIKAPRYDGMPMQVGPIASIVINYARGNERVKKVVDEFLAKSGLPLSAVFSTLGRTATRMLEAKVVAEHTMDAFNALIENLKSDQETCTKYVIDNKKEYKGNFQGNAPRGALSHWCRIKDGVITNWQAVVPSTWNASPKDAQNQMGSYEACLVGLKIADLSKPLEIIRKIHSYDPCIACAVHVMDTKGNDLSTYKINPNL from the coding sequence ATGAGTGAAAAAAGAATAGTAATAGACCCTATAACACGTATCGAGGGACACTTAAGAATAGAAGTTGTTGTAGATGAAAATAATGTCGTAAAAGAGGCTTACTCTGGCTCAACTCTTTGGCGTGGCTTAGAGCAGATCGTAAAAGGCAGAGACCCAAGAGATGCTGGCTTTTTCATGCAAAGAATTTGTGGCGTTTGTACATACTCACACTACCGAGCAGGCATCATCGCGGTTGAAAATGCCCTTGGCATCAAGCCTCCACTAAATGCAGAGCTAACTAGAACGCTTATGAACGCAGCTTTATATCTTCACGATCACATCGTACATTTTTATCAACTTCACGGCATGGACTGGGCAGACGTCGTCTCTGCACTAAGCGCAGATGTGCATAAAGCTAGCGAAGAGGCGTTTAAATACACTGATTTGCCATTTGCCACTGGAGCTGACAAGCTAAAAGAGGTAAAAGAGAGAGTTGAAGCCTTTGTTAAAAAGGGCAATCTTGGACCATTTGCCAACGCATATTGGGGACATAGCAAATATAAATTTACGCCAGAGCAAAATTTAATCGTCCTCTCTCACTACTTAGAGTGCTTAAGGATTCAAAGAACAGCAGCTCAGATGATGGCTATCTTTGGTGCGAAGAACCCACATCCACAAAGCTTAACAGTTGGCGGTGTGACCTGTGTGATGGACCTTATGGATCCAGCTAGAATGGGCGAATATATGAGCAAATTTGCTGAGATTAAAGAATTTGTAGATAGAGCTTACTATCCAGATATCTTGATGGCAGCTAAAGCTTATGGTAATGAGCCAAGCGTTCTAAACGATGTTGGTGTGGCAAATTTACTCTGCTACGATGAGTTTTTGATTGGTAAAAATGATCATCTATTTAAAGGTGGCTATATCTTAAATGGCGATCTTAACAAGGTTTATGATATCGATGAAAATAAAATTACTGAAGAGGCTACTAGGTCTTGGTATAAAAACGACAAAGCGCTTCATCCATATGACGGCGAGACCGAGGCAAACTACACAGGTCTTATTGACGGTGAGAGCATAGATGCCGAGGGCAAACTAGCTCACAGTAAGCTTTTTGATACAAAAGGCAAATATAGCTGGATTAAAGCACCAAGATATGATGGCATGCCTATGCAAGTGGGTCCAATAGCAAGTATCGTTATAAACTACGCTAGAGGCAACGAGAGAGTTAAAAAGGTGGTTGATGAGTTTTTAGCAAAGAGTGGCTTGCCATTAAGTGCGGTTTTCTCAACTCTAGGCAGAACCGCTACTCGTATGCTTGAGGCAAAAGTGGTCGCAGAGCATACAATGGATGCATTTAATGCTTTGATCGAAAATTTAAAATCAGATCAAGAGACTTGCACAAAATATGTAATCGATAACAAAAAAGAGTACAAAGGAAATTTCCAAGGCAATGCTCCAAGAGGTGCGCTTAGCCACTGGTGCCGCATAAAAGATGGTGTTATCACAAACTGGCAAGCAGTCGTACCAAGTACTTGGAATGCCTCTCCAAAAGACGCACAAAATCAAATGGGAAGCTACGAAGCGTGCTTAGTTGGTTTAAAGATCGCTGATCTTTCAAAACCACTCGAGATAATACGAAAAATTCACTCTTATGATCCTTGCATCGCGTGTGCCGTGCATGTTATGGATACGAAGGGAAATGATTTGAGTACTTATAAGATAAATCCAAATTTGTAA